The genomic region TGGAAGATCGGCTGCCCGCTCTGTTCCCACATCAAATCGAACACCGATGCCTTCCTCCTTCTTCCGGGAATGACTGAGGCGGGGATCCGGAAACTCAATGCGGTCCACATTTACACCATCTCCGAGCTGATATCCCGCGGTCCGGATGTACTTGCAAAGAACCTCGGTCTTTCAACATCCGCGGCGGAAAAGCTCATCCGGGAGGCCGAAGGCGTGCTTGCTCTCCTGAAAAAACGAACCGAACTCAAGAAGTTTATTTCGGCCCATGTCGCCCCGAAACGCGGGCGCGGTCACTCGAAAGTGAGCGCGGCCATGATCTCTATGGGCGTTACGGATGTCGAGGCCCTGTCCCGGGCAGATCCCGTGACTCTTCTTGAGGCGAAACTCAGCGAAGCAGAAGCCGCATCACTTGTGGCCGAGGCAAAGACCACGATCAACATTTCCCGCATGAAGGAGTATGGGGTTCCCGCGATCACGCTGAAAAAATATGTCAATGCCGGATTCGATGATCCGGAGAAGTTCGTCGCGGTCCACCCGGCTGGTCTGTCTCTTGCGACCGGGGTGTCGGTCACGACGATCTGCAATCACCAGAAACAGGTCGCCGAAAAACTTTGCCGGCCGTGCCCGGAAAAGATCAGTAAGGCCGCATTCGAGGAAGGCATCGCCCCCCTCAGGAAAAAAGCTGATCTTGAACTTCTCACTCCGCTTGCGCTTGCGGGAGTTTACAGCCCGGAACTTCTCGTGAAGGCGGATGTCAAGACCCTCGCGAAGGTGACCGGCATCGAGGAGAAGCTGATCGCCGATCTGCAGAAATATTCAAAAAAGGTGGCAGAAAAATGAGATGGCAAACCTGGCGTCATATCACGAAACTTGACCCTGATAAGGTCCTAAACAAAGAAGAGATCGCAGAGATCGCGGCGAGTGAAACGGACGCTCTCATGCTTTCCGGCACGCTCGACGTAACTCCTGAAAACCTCGCCCTGCTCTATGACAACGTCAGGGATGCTGGACTCCCGCTCACGGTCGAGCCGGCCGATCCCTCCTGTGCCAGATTTGAGGGTATCGACTTTGTGTTTGTACCGACCGTGTTCAATGCAGGTCATCCGGCATTCATAACCGGTCTCCACAAAGAATGGGCACTGCACGCCGAGATCCAATGGGATAAAGTGGTCCAGGAAGCCTATGTTGTTCTGAATCCGAACTCATCAGTGGGAAAACTCACCCGCGCCAAATGCGATCTGAGCCCTGCTGAGGTGGCTGCCTACGCGGTGATCGCCGAGAAGTATTACTCAATGCCGGTGTTTTACATCGAGTACAGCGGGATGTATGGTGACCCCTCCGTCACCAGGGCGGTCTCTGAAGCCGTTTCACAGACCCGGGTATTTTACGGCGGAGGGATCAACTCCGGCGAAAAAGCTGCAGAGATGGGGCAGTATGCTGATACGATTATAGTTGGTAATGCGGTCTATGAAGCCGGCCCTGCTGTTCTGAAAAAGACGGTGAAGGCGGTCAAATAACAACCTTCCCCTCTCAAAGAATATATTTTGCTTTTTGAATGATTTTTGCTTTGTTCGCAGTAGATTCTTCTGGAAAAATATCCTCCCTCGCGGTCTCTTTGTATTCTCTTGCCAAATCCCGCAAAAAAGTGTGATATAAAATAGATTACAGTGTACAGTACGGTGCAAGTTTTCTGATCAGATTCTCCACCTGCACGCCTGCAAGACCCGCATAGGTCTCAGGCTGCAGAAGTCTTCCGATCTCCTCAGCCGAGACATACGAAGTGATCTGGGGCTTTGCTGAAAGAATTTCCGCAAGCGGCAACTTCGCCGCAAGTGCCTCCATACTTGCCTCGCGAATGATCTCGTGGGCATCCTGACGCTTCATTCCCCGTTTCGTCAGCTCGATCATCACCGACTCTGCAAGATTGATTCCATGCAGATACTGCAGATTGCGGGTGACAGCCTCGGTGTTGATCCTCAGATTTTCCACGACCCCGGTCATCACCTGAAGACAGTGATCACACAGAATGCTGGTCTCAGGGAACGTGATCCTCTCGGCGGATGAGTTCGTCAGATCACGCTCATCCCAGAGAGTATTGTTCAGCAGTGCCGGTTCGACCATGGCGCGAACGATCCGTGCAAGACCGCAGACCTGCTCGCTCTTGATCGGGTTCCTCTTATGGGGCATCGTCGACGAACCGACCTGTTTCTTCGAGAACGACTCCTCGACCTCGCCGATCTCAGTTCTCTGCAGAGACCTGACCTCGATACCGATCTTGTCCAGAGTTGTTGCGATGTTTGCGAGCAGGAAGATGTACTCGGCATATCTATCGCGGGAAATCACCTGGGATGAGACATCCACCGATCCGATATCCAGATACTTCATCATCTCTGTCTGAACCTCGATACCATGTTCACCCATAGCGGCCATCGTTCCAACTGCCCCGGTCATCTTACCGATGACGACACGCGGTCTGCTCTCTCTCAACCGAAGGAGATGCCGAGAAACCTCTGACGCCCAGATCGCGAACCGAAGTCCGTAGGTCGTCGGCACGCCCTGCTGACCGTGTGTTCTCCCGATACAGATCAGATTCTTGGTTTCCTCAGCACGTTTCAGAAGCACGTCCATCAGCGTTTCAAGTTTATTCTCGAACAGGTCATATGCCTCTTTAAGCTGAAGTCCGGTCGCAGTATCCAGGATATCATTCGACGTAGCTCCAAAATGGATCCAGCGTCCCGCGTCCCCACAAACTTCGGCAACTGCCCGGGTTATAGCCATCGTATCATGACTTATCTCTGCCTCTATCTCTTTCGCACGAATGCGTGAAGCCGATAGGGCATTCTTTTCAATGATCTCTGCATCCTCAATCGGGATCATCCCGACGATTCCCTGGGCGTGCGAAAGGGCGATTTCAGCGCGGACGATACAGGTGAATCGGTTCTCCTCACTCCATACACGTTTCATTTCTGGAGTTCCATACCGGAAATCTATCGGATGTATTGCCATAGTAAATCTAGTATTGGTTTTCTTTGGTTATGAGTTTGTCCTGTGAAGGCGAAGATACACAGTTGCCGCGGGGCAGTTCTTTTTCTCTCTAAAAAACCAATAGATAGGCATCGTGCCGCACGAATATAAGAAACCGCATTTTAGAAAGAAAGCAGATAAGCCAGTCCGTGTACGGGGAGAAAAGAAACCTGTTCCAAAAAAGGAGATCAAGCCGGGGTATTTTATCAAAGAGACCGACGACTTCGTGACCAAATTCCTTTACTGGTGTCCTGCATGCAACATCCCTCTGCTGGCAAAGACCTGTTCCTGTGATAAGGAGAGCATAAAAATCTCTCTGCAGCAGCCGTATGATATCAGGCCGGCCTTAAAAACCGATCATGATCTCATATCTTCTCTCATAAAAACCCGGTTCGGCGACAACGTCACCGTCCCGAAGATCCTCGTTCTGAACAAAGCAGGAGGGCTTGACCGGAACGACCTCATCATCGCAAACGGTGTAAGATTTGCGTGGCTTTGGTTCGACCCGGTCGCACGAAGATTCAATCTCGATCTTGAGGCAGAGGCATTGCCTTACCTGATCGGCAAAATAGATAAGGGTATTATCGATCTCGAAAAGGAGGCAGTAGGTCTGCCGGAAGGACGGCTTGGCGGGAAGAAGGTCATAGTCACTACGACCGGGATCACCGACGGGGTCGTCATTCTCCGATATAAAAATAAATACGGGACCGGTATCCTCAAAGAAGGAGCTGTCAGGATAAAAGAGCTCAACAGCATCTCTCCGATAAAATCCAGACCGAACCCGTCGTGGGATGAAGCGGTCGAAAAGAATGCGTTCCACATCAAAAACATGGAACGCAATGCGGTCCGTGAGATCAGACAGAATGCCCCCCTCAAACCGAGGGTCAACTGTTCATTTTCCGGAGGAAAAGACAGCACAGCCGTCTGGAGCATCGCGAAAAAAGCCGGCGTGACCGAAGCGTTCTTTATTGACACAGGCCTCGAGTTCCCTGAGACCGTTGAGTTTGTGAAGTCCGAGGGTGTCGAGATCATTCAGAAAGCCGGTGATTTCTGGCAGGCAGTGGAAAAAGCAGGACCGCCGGGAAAGGATCACCGCTGGTGCTGCAAACTGCTCAAACTCAATCCGCTCAAAGTCCATCTGGCAGAGACCGGAGAGTGCCTGACGATCCAGGGAAACCGCTGGTATGAGTCCTGGAGCCGGGCGTCGCTCGAAGCACTGAGTCAGAACCCGACAAATCCCCTGCAGCTGAACCTCTCGCCGATTCGTTCATGGAGAGCTCTTGATGTGTTCTTCTATCTTTGGCTCAGAGAACTGCCCTACAATTCGCTCTACGAACGAGGATATGAACGCATCGGCTGCTACCTTTGTCCGGCAATGCTCGAGTCAGAGCTTGAGACGCTTCACGTTACCCACCCGGAAATGGCAGACCGCTGGGAAGAATTTCTCGTGAGATGGGCAGATGAACGAGGTCTTCCGCCTGAGTTCGTCACCTGGGGTCTCTGGCGCTGGAAGGAGCTTCCCCCGAAAATGCTGGAGCTTGTCAAAGAAGCAGGTCTTGATCTGACGGAAAAAAAGACCAAAAGAAGCACGCCCGCCTCGGTTGCCCACCTTATGCCGGAAGGCAAAACAACAGATATCGTCGAGGATCGTGTCCAGACAGAGCCCGAACCGGTAAAAATACCAGAGCCGGACTGGGAAGCTCTTCGCGCCGAGTTCCCTATGATGGGGGACCTGATGTACTTCGACAACGGAGCGACGACCTGGTCTCCTGAGTGCGTGCTTGCGGCGACGGATGAGTTCGAAAGACAGTATCGTGCGAATGTCGGTCGGGGTGTCCACCGGCTGACGAGGATCGCGACCCAGAAATACTGGCATGCTCACGAAAAGGTCGCCGCGTTCATCAACGGATCTGCAGGAACTACCGTGTTTGTGAAAAACACGACCGAAGCGATCAACACGATCGCCCGCGGTCTTTCGTTTAAGAAAGGGGACGTGATCGTAACTACTATCCTCGAACACCACTCAAATCTTCTGCCTTGGAGAGCATTGGAGGCCC from Methanocorpusculum sp. harbors:
- a CDS encoding phosphoglycerol geranylgeranyltransferase, whose product is MRWQTWRHITKLDPDKVLNKEEIAEIAASETDALMLSGTLDVTPENLALLYDNVRDAGLPLTVEPADPSCARFEGIDFVFVPTVFNAGHPAFITGLHKEWALHAEIQWDKVVQEAYVVLNPNSSVGKLTRAKCDLSPAEVAAYAVIAEKYYSMPVFYIEYSGMYGDPSVTRAVSEAVSQTRVFYGGGINSGEKAAEMGQYADTIIVGNAVYEAGPAVLKKTVKAVK
- the purB gene encoding adenylosuccinate lyase — encoded protein: MAIHPIDFRYGTPEMKRVWSEENRFTCIVRAEIALSHAQGIVGMIPIEDAEIIEKNALSASRIRAKEIEAEISHDTMAITRAVAEVCGDAGRWIHFGATSNDILDTATGLQLKEAYDLFENKLETLMDVLLKRAEETKNLICIGRTHGQQGVPTTYGLRFAIWASEVSRHLLRLRESRPRVVIGKMTGAVGTMAAMGEHGIEVQTEMMKYLDIGSVDVSSQVISRDRYAEYIFLLANIATTLDKIGIEVRSLQRTEIGEVEESFSKKQVGSSTMPHKRNPIKSEQVCGLARIVRAMVEPALLNNTLWDERDLTNSSAERITFPETSILCDHCLQVMTGVVENLRINTEAVTRNLQYLHGINLAESVMIELTKRGMKRQDAHEIIREASMEALAAKLPLAEILSAKPQITSYVSAEEIGRLLQPETYAGLAGVQVENLIRKLAPYCTL
- a CDS encoding aminotransferase class V-fold PLP-dependent enzyme; this translates as MPHEYKKPHFRKKADKPVRVRGEKKPVPKKEIKPGYFIKETDDFVTKFLYWCPACNIPLLAKTCSCDKESIKISLQQPYDIRPALKTDHDLISSLIKTRFGDNVTVPKILVLNKAGGLDRNDLIIANGVRFAWLWFDPVARRFNLDLEAEALPYLIGKIDKGIIDLEKEAVGLPEGRLGGKKVIVTTTGITDGVVILRYKNKYGTGILKEGAVRIKELNSISPIKSRPNPSWDEAVEKNAFHIKNMERNAVREIRQNAPLKPRVNCSFSGGKDSTAVWSIAKKAGVTEAFFIDTGLEFPETVEFVKSEGVEIIQKAGDFWQAVEKAGPPGKDHRWCCKLLKLNPLKVHLAETGECLTIQGNRWYESWSRASLEALSQNPTNPLQLNLSPIRSWRALDVFFYLWLRELPYNSLYERGYERIGCYLCPAMLESELETLHVTHPEMADRWEEFLVRWADERGLPPEFVTWGLWRWKELPPKMLELVKEAGLDLTEKKTKRSTPASVAHLMPEGKTTDIVEDRVQTEPEPVKIPEPDWEALRAEFPMMGDLMYFDNGATTWSPECVLAATDEFERQYRANVGRGVHRLTRIATQKYWHAHEKVAAFINGSAGTTVFVKNTTEAINTIARGLSFKKGDVIVTTILEHHSNLLPWRALEAQGVELRIVGLNDDLTLDMAAFEAAMDASVRLVAVTHASNVTGTITPIREISKLCKKYGALLAVDAAQSVPRMPVDVEALGVDFLSFSGHKMFGPMGTGVLWMREPILEPLLLGGGMIASVNDDGYVPADGYQKYEAGTPNISGGIGLGAAVEFLTGIGMEQIEAHERKLTDLLINGLSKIPGVTLYSCRDQNSRIGVVSFTIEGFAPHEIAEWLDDEHGIEIRSGVHCAEPLMRYLSAEKGAARACISFYNTESEVNTLVAVIRELAGN